One window of the Rhipicephalus microplus isolate Deutch F79 chromosome 2, USDA_Rmic, whole genome shotgun sequence genome contains the following:
- the LOC142775631 gene encoding bone morphogenetic protein 7-like: protein MSLCTSLLALSVQLCSAAYYADNGVDQTIIYRTLPKSERREMQQEILNLLGLDHRPKPKIHERRFSAPRYLLDLYNSFKDEDNGDIHLDSAKAHNEFITSNQSLRMINDSDVIISFLNHAHHHSLHLRHDNEKRFWFDVSEVSPAEKILKAELNIYREATVSSLPEDHTCTLEISILRHGVKIEDVILQHVDNLTIDAKTHGWLTFNVTEPFLTWVAFPNENMGLFLQIHCKASGHSMHPHELHPHDLGLVGSGGRSDLQPFMVAFLRDGGPSRRRHRVTRATRKRHSADVSYSGRHEKNPYFDTRPIGRRNSCQKRNLFVSFKDLGWQDWIIAPDGYTAFYCDGECSFPLNMNATNHAIVQTLVHLVDPAQAPKPCCAPTRLSAIMVLYFDDNSNVILKRYKNMVVKACGCH from the exons ATGTCGCTTTGCACATCATTGCTCGCCTTATCAGTGCAGCTTTGTTCTGCTGCCTATTATGCGGACAATGGCGTGGACCAGACCATCATTTACCGCACGTTACCGAAGTCTGaacggcgtgaaatgcagcaggAAATCTTGAACCTGTTGGGCCTCGATCACAGGCCCAAGCCGAAGATCCACGAGCGGAGATTCTCCGCACCACGTTACCTGCTCGATCTCTACAACTCGTTCAAGGATGAAGACAACGGGGACATTCACCTCGACTCGGCGAAGGCACACAATGAGTTCATCACGAGCAACCAAAGCTTACGGATGATCAACGATTCCGATGTTATCATTAGCTTTCTCAACCATG ctcatcaccattcacttcaCCTACGCCATGACAATGAAAAACGGTTTTGGTTCGATGTCAGCGAAGTGTCTCCTGCGGAGAAAATTCTCAAGGCAGAACTCAACATCTACCGAGAGGCTACAGTCAGTAGTTTGCCAGAAGACCACACATGCACGCTTGAGATCAGCATACTGAGACACGGCGTCAAAATCGA AGATGTTATACTCCAGCACGTGGACAATCTAACTATAGATGCAAAAACTCACGGGTGGCTCACATTTAACGTCACTGAACCCTTTCTGACGTGGGTGGCATTCCCTAATGAGAACATGGGTCTCTTTTTGCAGATTCACTGCAAAGCATCAG GCCACAGTATGCACCCCCACGAGTTACATCCACATGATCTCGGACTAGTagggtcagggggccgcagtgacCTACAACCATTCATGGTGGCCTTCCTGCGGGACGGGGGACCCAGCCGTCGCCGCCACCGTGTTACTCGAGCTACTCGCAAGCGCCACAGCGCTGATGTCAGCTACAGCGGTCGACACGAGAAGAACCCGTACTTTG ACACACGACCGATTGGACGAAGGAACAGCTGCCAAAAGCGAAACTTGTTTGTGAGCTTTAAAGATCTGGGGTGGCAG GATTGGATCATAGCGCCGGACGGGTACACGGCCTTCTACTGCGACGGCGAGTGCTCGTTTCCACTCAACATGAATGCTACTAACCACGCCATCGTGCAGACCCTTGTGCATCTGGTGGATCCCGCTCAGGCACCCAAGCCTTGCTGCGCACCCACTCGCCTCTCGGCTATCATGGTGCTCTACTTCGACGACAATTCCAACGTCATCCTCAAGCGCTACAAAAACATGGTCGTCAAAGCTTGCGGATGCCATTAG